The DNA window ATAGCAAATGTGGCGTACCCGATGGATCCAAAGATACGGATCGTAATGAAATTTTTATTATATTGTTTAGCCGTAGAAATCGCTAACGTATCCGTTAGTGGAAATACAGGATAGAAGAAAAAGTAAAAGATCGTAATACAGAACATAATCATTGTGAAATTAGAAGACATGGAGAGGAACACGGTCATCATAATTTGACCAAGTAGTAGTAACATCAGAATTTTCTTAACTGTTCGGTAGCGATCACTAGTTAGACTCCAGAGCATATTTGAGAAGAGAGAGATCATAGGCCCAAGGGCGTACAACAAGCCAATCTGAGTGTTGCTGAAGCCTAACTGGGCATAATAGAGAGGAAAATAAGAGGCTACGAGCACGCTTGTCCCAAAAATCGTGAAGGTATACACCCGTAGCCATGTGAGTTCGGGCCGAGCGAAGAACAATGATCTCATGAATAACAATGCTCCATTCTGCATATTAGCTTGTGGGATTACTCACTGCGTTCATTGAACATTTCGCCTATAGTGAGCCAACGATAGTATATCATAGGAGGCTCCTATAGCATCTGTGATATTGTTTATTTGTGCAATAAGAGGGGACATATTATAATATAGAATGGTTTTAATTAAGTCTTAACGACATAAGTGGAGGCAGGCCATTGATTGAACATGTGCAAAGCCGGAATAAGATTCCACGTGAGCCGCTTCGGCTGATGAGTCGGGTATACAAATTCATTTTGCCAGATGTACGAAAGGAACTTAATGGCTGGAGGGAAACTGCGGGTAACATTCCTGATCCAGAATTAAGAAAACAAGCCCTCGCCAGTATTGAAACGAAGGAGTTTCACTGTCAAGGCGGTTCGGTTTATGCAGCAGCTAATCTGGAGCAACGTCATATTCTTATTCCGTTGATTGTTGCATTTCAGACTATTAGTGACTACTTGGACAACCTATGTGACCGAAGTACATCAATGGATCCTGGTGATTTTCGTCTACTTCATCAAAGCATGCTTGATGCGGTTAATCCCGAATTTGAGATTTCAGATTACTACGCTCTAAGGGATGAACGAGATGATGGAGGTTATTTGATATCTCTTGTTAATGCTTGTCGTTTGGGAATATCCAAATTGCCTGGATATCGTGCGGCGCAGCCATACATTACCGATCTGGTGAAATTGTATACGGATCTTCAGGTATACAAGCATATTGATCCGAATCTAAGGGAAGCTGC is part of the Paenibacillus segetis genome and encodes:
- a CDS encoding tetraprenyl-beta-curcumene synthase family protein, which codes for MSRVYKFILPDVRKELNGWRETAGNIPDPELRKQALASIETKEFHCQGGSVYAAANLEQRHILIPLIVAFQTISDYLDNLCDRSTSMDPGDFRLLHQSMLDAVNPEFEISDYYALRDERDDGGYLISLVNACRLGISKLPGYRAAQPYITDLVKLYTDLQVYKHIDPNLREAALLDWWEQHKERTPELHWNEFAAATGSTLGVFMLFLAATNPELDEKSAKVIHNAYFPHVCGLHIMLDYLIDQEEDEIGGDLNFCSYYDNKEIMLHRIALIVEGARKDVAILPVSSFHVMIIEGLVALYLSDPKVSRQQEIRDISKQLMRNSPLMRVFFFINSRWIRKHVV